TCGACAAGTTGTCCGTCTGATGGCTTCATCGAAGCAAACGTGTAATCATTAATACAAATTGATTCTAGTTACGCTTATCTTGTTCTTTTCACGACAATAATTCAAATACTACAGATAAGAAAATATTCTGCGTAATCAATTGCCAGGTTTATTCAGGATAATTTGGACAATGGGAAGAGGATGCGTAATCCACTTTGTAGACCGGTTTATTCGGGGCATTCCCCCGAGAACTGTAATTGCAGACGTAAAACTGTTTGTAAGGTTGTCCGGGCGTGAAAGGATATCCGTTGTAATCGTCGTAGTATCCAATAGCTGCACAGCCGATGTGAGTAGTTTCAGCCCAAACCATTTGCGTGTAATGGCCAATAACTTTACCGTTGTTTCCACTTTGGCAACCACTTCCAGCGATGCGAGTTCAATATCAAATAGGTTTAAAAAACAGACAGTACGTGTACGTGAACTGACAGTGTTACTTGAAATCCTCAATCTTGCCGCAGTCCATATAAAATCAACTTCCTGGGACCAGCCATCCTTGCCATTAATAATGCTGGTCCAGTCTGACGTGTTTACCAGGTGTGAACTAAATATCATTCCGAGATTTTGGCCATATGCAAATGGCTCCGGTTCTGTTATTGATCACGAATGTAGATAATGAATGCCAACGAATAAAATTGGTCACAATAATTTTTCTACCGTGTTTGTATCTCAGGTGTTGCGCCCATACCCAAGCGGCATTAGCCAGTGCTTCACTCCATTTCTGTGCAGGAAAATTGAATAACAGGTAATTTTGCCAAATCAGTACCTTATTGCTATA
This window of the Daphnia pulex isolate KAP4 chromosome 5, ASM2113471v1 genome carries:
- the LOC124194829 gene encoding venom allergen 5-like, with amino-acid sequence RGANGEWPNPIDLRTTEEDVKLILDLHNDLRQRVASGKEIRGSPGPQPAAGFIPNLKWSEALANAAWVWAQHLRYKHEPEPFAYGQNLGMIFSSHLVNTSDWTSIINGKDGWSQEVDFIWTAARLRISSNTVSSRTRTVCFLNLFDIELASLEVVAKVETTVKLLAITRKWFGLKLLTSAVQLLDTTTITTDILSRPDNLTNSFTSAITVLGGMPRINRSTKWITHPLPIVQIILNKPGN